The following proteins come from a genomic window of Gimesia chilikensis:
- a CDS encoding STAS domain-containing protein → MAAGHRRVDIEEVSDVTIAKFIDKKILDEGNIQIIGTQLFGLVDEDGRKKIILDFSNVEYLSSAALGKLITLDKKVKKAKGKLKLCSIRPDIYEVFAITRLNQLFDIAETQEAALEGF, encoded by the coding sequence ATGGCAGCTGGTCACCGTCGTGTTGACATCGAAGAAGTTTCGGATGTCACCATTGCAAAGTTTATAGACAAGAAAATTCTGGATGAAGGCAATATCCAGATCATCGGAACCCAGTTGTTTGGGCTTGTTGATGAAGATGGTCGCAAGAAGATCATTCTTGATTTCTCCAACGTGGAATACCTCTCAAGTGCTGCACTTGGAAAGTTGATCACATTGGATAAAAAAGTGAAAAAGGCAAAGGGCAAGTTGAAACTCTGCTCAATTCGTCCTGACATTTATGAAGTTTTTGCCATCACCAGATTAAATCAGTTGTTTGATATCGCCGAAACACAGGAGGCGGCGCTCGAAGGTTTCTAA
- a CDS encoding acyltransferase family protein: MFNEKLESLRGVAALMVAFYHSFLIFTVDQNRTIWDTAIYDVTGVNSFLTRMALALFNGSAAVSIFFVLSGYVLGLSLDRKPRNLITYHAFYIKRVFRIYPAYFVSMTLIILSIILFHKYIEFPNTSLWFNWWYTEGISFKYALENYFLLNTDINNVAWTLKVELLISFIFPVIYLLNRWFGFKMNLLFLLGLIILGYAGPVMPTIQYAFTFYIGLMLPSFLKSQHFTTASPFRVNLYFAISLVCLLSGRVFLAKIHGFLPILVEGVASGFLIWILLSTEANTFFNRFLKLDLVRKLGKYSYSFYLYHFIVMYWVAYGLLLMIQPEISAKYPVILSGLIALISIVISYFLAIQSYERVELPMISQGSLVAEKYTAASRRVTGRGLIVLRRLRKKVEGLPLAMALRRSR, from the coding sequence ATGTTCAACGAAAAACTGGAGTCGCTGCGTGGAGTTGCGGCTCTTATGGTCGCCTTCTATCACAGCTTTCTTATCTTTACAGTCGATCAGAACCGGACGATCTGGGATACCGCCATCTATGATGTGACTGGCGTAAATTCCTTCCTCACAAGGATGGCATTGGCTCTGTTCAACGGCAGTGCTGCGGTGTCCATTTTTTTCGTGCTCAGTGGATATGTCCTGGGGCTGTCTCTCGATCGTAAGCCCAGAAACCTCATCACCTATCACGCTTTTTATATTAAACGCGTATTCCGGATTTATCCTGCGTATTTCGTGTCGATGACATTGATCATTCTCTCGATCATCCTGTTTCACAAATATATCGAGTTCCCGAATACATCCCTCTGGTTCAACTGGTGGTATACCGAAGGCATCAGCTTTAAGTATGCGTTGGAAAATTATTTCCTGCTGAATACTGATATCAATAACGTCGCCTGGACGCTTAAGGTGGAGTTGCTCATCTCCTTCATTTTCCCGGTGATCTACCTGCTTAACCGCTGGTTTGGCTTTAAGATGAACCTGCTCTTTTTACTGGGGCTGATTATTCTGGGGTACGCTGGCCCCGTCATGCCGACAATCCAGTATGCATTTACATTTTACATCGGGCTCATGCTGCCTTCCTTTCTGAAAAGTCAGCATTTCACAACAGCCAGTCCGTTTCGGGTGAATCTCTACTTTGCAATCAGTCTGGTGTGCCTGCTGTCAGGCAGGGTTTTTCTGGCAAAGATCCATGGTTTTTTACCAATTCTGGTGGAAGGAGTAGCCTCGGGTTTCCTCATCTGGATTCTGTTAAGCACAGAGGCAAACACGTTCTTTAATCGTTTCCTGAAGCTCGATCTGGTACGAAAACTGGGTAAGTACTCTTACTCTTTTTACCTGTATCATTTCATCGTGATGTACTGGGTAGCCTATGGTCTGCTGTTAATGATTCAGCCTGAGATCTCGGCTAAGTATCCGGTAATTTTAAGTGGGCTCATCGCTTTGATCTCAATTGTGATCTCCTATTTCCTCGCGATTCAGTCGTATGAACGTGTTGAACTTCCCATGATCAGTCAGGGAAGTCTGGTAGCTGAAAAATATACCGCCGCTTCACGGCGCGTTACGGGAAGGGGACTCATCGTGTTACGCCGCTTGCGTAAAAAAGTGGAGGGCCTGCCTCTGGCGATGGCTCTCCGTCGTTCCCGCTAA
- a CDS encoding tetratricopeptide repeat protein → MLSPVQKNVIRSTLLILVLVALLALLFFRQDERAAQQQANRDVKVAAEIRQLGYDDPARRAARPLEYPDYGDGPVFLLTGNYRELSQDLYEEASQASGKVKAFKIKRAGKTLNQPVDLALVKQVVAPRDFLQKYHKFRLRELEAYQQLTKDKPEVKAAGEEFLKAYLFKVTGQPDSLSDAEIISLAKKVIELQSNDPLLLTYVTYVLYEETGDSDAALSMWTQCLEQLRTSQYPQIIQVYLRLFVVDFSSSVSKGHKDALLVSIVRWLEEASTEQQWLDCVHFKLAGIWEVNDITFRDGLVVGCLKSEKIEPFIKHWLTGQRLLDQAWGERRGRYASKMSHGDQLTFQKGIQMGKAHLEYACLLRPDSPHPPIRLISVAMTGHDRVYEPVDWFRRSVENHYDRSLPYYALWNSMLPRWGGDLGQFRSFAGHCINSDRFDTQLPYYAFEVMLYLQDNEFIDDWSQQKKFGAKTIIDHFLTQREKYRAAHPDEKLYGDTPYYRTRIGLFLQRAGYPELALAEFKATEGDLDYSQLQKSHRPGKFLMCRLFAAQGEVQDRVLEFDQKIRKGWTADAKLSEIDALEKEWQALKPTAEGELAERYYAHTGKMLQQLRAYLKGDWVEFDFEDQGLGWEISADQIDWDSADQSLLVCRKTNEAQHSWARPLITVEAPLRIQAHIEQIATHPGDTHIGIRWEELYGKTDEEGEKIPSLNVGIRGYWSYPKAELKGANPFHKLEDLHAGFRIYTVDRVPYRHQEQSIRVMDPGMHLIDWKLNADSSEVTLGNYPDQVRFDDTAPLRNHLLFKIESKSKAVRLPNPPGIVWKLKNVRLKRLPASDLPAAEAPLAERVAYWEKRVQQEPDDVVPRLKLCEVYWEQGQADRLLELSTETLAKWPGMEKIQQYQGLALYGLRRYPEALAALELAMKEYRENVDVIMAAAEIQSAINDPALRNPEEALKLALFGKRISINYRVEYQAIHWANLAVAYAANGNFEEAMKANQEAIALAADDLKTEFESRQKLYEASQPYHYPTEN, encoded by the coding sequence GTGCTCTCTCCAGTGCAAAAGAATGTCATCCGTTCGACTCTGTTGATTCTGGTATTGGTGGCTCTGCTGGCCCTGCTTTTTTTCAGGCAGGATGAACGTGCTGCCCAGCAACAGGCGAACCGCGATGTCAAGGTGGCAGCGGAGATCCGTCAGCTCGGATATGATGATCCCGCCCGTCGTGCTGCCAGACCACTGGAGTATCCCGATTACGGCGACGGTCCCGTTTTTCTGTTGACCGGAAATTATCGGGAGCTCAGCCAAGACCTCTACGAGGAAGCCAGCCAGGCGAGCGGTAAGGTCAAAGCGTTCAAAATCAAACGCGCGGGGAAAACGCTGAATCAACCCGTTGATCTGGCGCTCGTCAAACAGGTCGTCGCTCCCCGTGACTTCTTGCAGAAGTATCACAAGTTCCGCCTGCGGGAGCTGGAAGCATATCAGCAACTGACCAAAGACAAACCCGAAGTCAAAGCCGCGGGCGAGGAATTTCTGAAGGCTTACCTGTTCAAAGTGACGGGACAACCCGATTCTCTGTCGGATGCTGAAATCATCTCGCTGGCGAAGAAAGTGATCGAGCTCCAATCCAATGATCCCTTACTGCTGACCTACGTGACCTATGTCTTGTATGAAGAGACCGGTGATTCCGACGCCGCGTTGTCCATGTGGACCCAGTGTCTCGAGCAGCTGAGAACGAGCCAGTACCCGCAGATCATTCAGGTTTATCTCCGCCTGTTTGTAGTCGATTTCAGCTCATCGGTCAGCAAAGGGCATAAAGATGCCTTACTGGTAAGCATCGTACGCTGGCTGGAAGAAGCCTCCACAGAGCAGCAGTGGCTGGACTGTGTCCATTTCAAGTTAGCCGGGATCTGGGAGGTGAACGACATCACCTTTCGCGACGGTTTAGTCGTCGGCTGTTTGAAGTCAGAAAAGATCGAGCCATTTATCAAACACTGGTTGACGGGGCAGCGTCTGCTCGACCAGGCCTGGGGAGAACGCCGAGGCAGATATGCCAGCAAAATGAGCCATGGAGATCAACTGACTTTCCAGAAAGGTATCCAGATGGGCAAGGCTCATCTGGAGTATGCCTGTCTGCTGCGGCCGGATTCTCCTCACCCTCCCATCAGATTAATCTCGGTTGCCATGACGGGACATGACAGAGTCTATGAGCCGGTTGACTGGTTTCGCCGTTCTGTCGAAAACCATTACGATCGGTCACTTCCTTATTATGCGTTGTGGAATTCGATGTTGCCGCGTTGGGGAGGCGATCTGGGTCAGTTTCGCAGCTTTGCCGGTCACTGTATCAACAGTGATCGATTTGATACCCAACTGCCTTACTATGCGTTTGAGGTCATGTTATATCTGCAGGACAACGAATTCATCGATGACTGGTCACAACAGAAAAAATTTGGTGCTAAGACAATCATCGATCATTTCCTGACTCAGCGGGAGAAATACCGGGCAGCACATCCGGATGAAAAATTATATGGAGATACTCCTTACTACAGGACAAGAATTGGTCTCTTTCTCCAGCGGGCAGGGTATCCAGAATTGGCTCTCGCCGAGTTTAAAGCCACTGAAGGAGACCTCGACTATTCTCAGCTTCAGAAATCACATCGTCCCGGAAAGTTTTTGATGTGCAGACTGTTTGCTGCTCAGGGAGAAGTCCAGGATCGTGTTCTGGAGTTCGATCAAAAAATACGCAAAGGCTGGACTGCGGATGCAAAGCTCTCGGAAATCGATGCCCTGGAAAAAGAGTGGCAGGCATTGAAACCAACGGCCGAGGGGGAACTTGCAGAACGTTACTATGCACATACAGGGAAAATGCTGCAACAACTGAGGGCATACCTCAAGGGAGACTGGGTCGAATTTGATTTCGAAGATCAGGGCCTCGGCTGGGAGATCAGCGCCGATCAGATTGACTGGGACAGCGCAGATCAAAGTCTGCTCGTCTGCCGAAAAACAAATGAAGCACAGCACTCCTGGGCCCGCCCTCTGATCACCGTGGAGGCGCCACTCCGGATCCAGGCCCACATCGAGCAAATCGCGACTCATCCCGGTGATACGCATATTGGTATTCGCTGGGAAGAATTGTATGGGAAGACTGATGAAGAAGGTGAAAAAATACCATCACTCAATGTGGGAATTCGAGGCTACTGGTCCTATCCCAAAGCAGAATTAAAGGGGGCAAACCCATTCCATAAGCTGGAAGACCTGCACGCCGGTTTCCGAATTTATACCGTCGATCGCGTGCCGTACCGTCATCAGGAGCAGTCCATTCGCGTGATGGATCCCGGCATGCATCTGATCGACTGGAAGCTGAATGCGGATTCCAGCGAAGTTACCCTGGGGAACTACCCGGATCAGGTCCGCTTTGACGACACAGCGCCCCTCAGGAATCATCTGCTCTTCAAGATCGAGTCGAAAAGTAAAGCCGTCCGTCTGCCGAACCCACCTGGGATCGTCTGGAAATTGAAGAACGTGAGACTGAAACGACTTCCCGCTTCAGATTTGCCCGCAGCAGAAGCACCATTGGCAGAACGAGTGGCCTACTGGGAGAAACGGGTTCAGCAGGAGCCAGATGATGTTGTACCCAGACTGAAACTGTGTGAAGTTTATTGGGAACAGGGGCAAGCCGATCGGTTGCTGGAGCTGTCCACGGAAACTCTGGCCAAGTGGCCCGGAATGGAAAAGATCCAGCAATACCAGGGACTGGCGTTATACGGGCTGCGCAGATATCCAGAGGCGCTCGCTGCATTGGAACTGGCGATGAAAGAGTATCGCGAGAACGTCGATGTCATCATGGCGGCTGCGGAGATTCAGTCAGCCATCAATGATCCTGCACTCAGAAATCCTGAGGAAGCACTTAAGCTCGCTCTCTTCGGGAAGCGGATCAGTATAAATTATCGAGTGGAATACCAGGCCATTCATTGGGCAAACCTCGCAGTCGCTTACGCTGCAAACGGAAATTTCGAAGAAGCTATGAAGGCCAATCAGGAAGCAATCGCCCTGGCCGCGGATGACTTGAAAACCGAGTTTGAAAGCCGCCAGAAATTATACGAAGCGTCTCAGCCTTATCATTATCCAACAGAGAACTGA
- a CDS encoding ATP-binding protein, translated as MSSDEYIEVTIPSDTSEGQAVQARIVEGLEVREYPDRDVFAVRLALEEALVNAIKHGNRMSPDKSVDIKCWISDERVRIEIQDEGEGFDRTEVPDPTLLENLERPCGRGIMLMGAFMNLIEYNDQGNKVTLEKIKGVAPEQPESETE; from the coding sequence ATGTCATCGGACGAATACATTGAAGTAACGATTCCCAGCGATACCTCAGAAGGGCAGGCTGTACAGGCCCGCATTGTTGAGGGTCTTGAGGTACGTGAATACCCCGATCGGGATGTATTTGCAGTGCGGCTGGCGCTGGAAGAAGCTCTGGTTAACGCCATCAAACACGGCAACCGGATGTCTCCCGACAAAAGTGTGGATATCAAATGCTGGATCAGCGATGAGCGGGTTCGCATTGAGATCCAGGATGAAGGGGAAGGCTTCGATCGCACTGAAGTCCCCGATCCGACTCTATTGGAGAACCTCGAACGCCCTTGCGGACGGGGAATCATGCTGATGGGCGCTTTTATGAATCTGATCGAATATAACGATCAGGGGAACAAAGTCACGCTGGAGAAGATCAAAGGCGTGGCTCCCGAGCAGCCCGAATCCGAAACCGAGTGA